Proteins encoded together in one Penicillium digitatum chromosome 1, complete sequence window:
- a CDS encoding Glucose-methanol-choline oxidoreductase has product MATRESCALAAGHKLNLDHNSGNPLGMAATINSAHKGKRTTAVDLLLNFASRDVILSTGSLDTPKILMHSGIGPAADLEKFKIPVVQDLPAVGQGLRDHYFVPLDPAAMEAAMRQWEENNTGPWTRYSCQVGSGWFKSDRITSTPEFKALPASVQEFMNRETIPHYEMITHVPIHFMMPDMFKEYSYLGLGAFMMNEQSRGEVRLQSSDPDVPLLFNPRFLEDPFDRRACIEIYRHLLEVSRQESFATDTISTLIGPASDFGEDILRFWKNFLSSSWHMTGTAKMGKADASDAAVDTYFRVRGIENLRVADMSVIPILINNHTQATAYVTGVTCAEVLIKEYGLDAQ; this is encoded by the exons CGGCTGGACACAAGCTCAACCTGGATCACAACTCTGGAAATCCCCTCGGCATGGCTGCCACTATCAACTCTGCTCACAAGGGAAAGCGTACTACGGCTGTTGACCTGCTTTTGA ACTTCGCTTCTCGGGATGTGATTCTCTCTACAGGCTCACTCGACACCCCCAAGATCCTAATGCATTCTGGAATCGGACCAGCTGCAGACCTTGAGAAGTTCAAGATTCCAGTAGTCCAAGATCTCCCTGCTGTTGGCCAGGGTCTTCGAGACCACTACTTTGTTCCTCTG GATCCAGCCGCCATGGAGGCTGCGATGAGACAGTGGGAGGAGAACAACACCGGTCCATGGACCAGATACAGCTGCCAGGTTGGAAGTGGCTGGTTCAAGTCAGACCGTATTACCTCGACGCCCGAATTCAAAGCACTTCCAGCATCCGTACAAGAATTCATGAACCGCGAAACCATCCCCCACTACGAGATGATCACTCACGTGCCCATCCACTTCATGATGCCCGATATGTTCAAAGAGTACAGCTATTTGGGTCTCGGGGCATTCATGATGAACGAACAATCCCGCGGTGAAGTGCGCCTGCAgtcctccgacccagacgTCCCGCTGCTTTTCAACCCGCGGTTCCTCGAGGATCCCTTCGATCGTCGCGCCTGCATCGAGATCTACCGACACCTACTAGAAGTTAGTAGACAGGAGTCCTTTGCGACGGACACTATCTCTACGCTCATCGGGCCCGCGTCTGATTTTGGTGAGGACATTCTCCGGTTCTGGAAGAACTTCCTCTCTTCTAGTTGGCACATGACCGGCACAGCGAAGATGGGCAAGGCTGATGCCAGTGATGCTGCTGTTGACACGTATTTCCGCGTGCGGGGCATTGAGAACCTCCGTGTTGCTGATATGAGTGTTATTCCCATTCTCATTAATAACCACACGCAGGCTACGGCTTACGTGACTGGTGTTACTTGTGCTGAGGTTCTTATCAAGGAATATGGTCTTGATGCACAGTAA